The window CGATATCACTTGGCTGCAGCGTGCGGCCCTTTATGGTTTGCTGACTGGCCAGCAAGGCGGCAATATGCAACGCTGTCAGCTCATAAGCATCGTATTTTGCTTGTTTATCATAAGGCAGATGAATAATACTGACCGGACTGTTGGGTAAAATCTTAGCTGTTTCCGCTAATACCCCTGCGGATACACTAGCTGGCTCTGCTGTCGTTGCGCCTTGTTCAATGCCTGATACTGCCTGCTGCCACGATGCCTGGTTGTCAGTATTTTTCGCAGTGATGTGCTGATAATAAATATCCTTACCCAATTGCGCTAATTGGTCCGCACTTTGTGAGTTTGACGGATCGTTACCATTAACCACTGATTCAGCTCTACCAAACCAATGATTTAATGCCGTAATCAATCGCTGATTTGAGCGCCAATTAACATCAAGGCTCATCATATGCTTATCATCAAACAGCGCTTTCATCGCATTATAGTTGGCAACATCCCCGCCGCGAAAGCCATAGATAGCTTGTTTGGGGTCCCCTACTAGCAACAAAAACCCACGATGGGTATTTTTAGCATTAGAATCGTTACTACTTTTAGCGTCCTTAAGATAAATACGCTCAATCATGCGCGCTTGTTCGCCATTGATATCTTGCGACTCATCAATCAATGCCACCGGATAATGATGACGGATATAACGGGCCAGCCGCTCGCCTTGCTTACCTGATAGCGCCTGGTTTAAGCGCACCATTTGTAAGGCGAAGGTAGTCTCTCGCCGTGCCTCTAATATCGATGGCAGCTTTTGGCGTACTTTAATGGCAATATCACGATTCAACTTCTCATTTAACGCATCAAGATAAAGTTCGATCTGCTCGGCATAATCGCGCAGGGTTTTTAGTGCTCGTATACTTTCAAGATTGATAAAGGCTAAACGCTCGGCTTCTTTACCTTTATTAAAAACCTTTCCACCCTCTTCTTTACTAATAAAAGCATTGGGGAGTTCAGTATATAAAACGTCAGCCTTATCCTCTAGATGGGTAAAGAACGCAACATCATACTGGCAAATAGCTCGTTGAATCGTGACGATAGATGCTATGTTTTTACCAATCTTACCGGCTTTGCCAAACCCTTGCGCCGTACGGTATTCAATATCAAAATAAGGTTCAATATCTTTTAAATCACACTTCTCAAAATTATCCAACGCCTGCTGATAAGCGCCAAAATCAATTGCTTCGCCCAGCTCAACCTCTGCAATAGGGGTCGAGATAAACTGCAATGCCTTTTGCGCAACAGATAAATGATCAGCAGGGGCAGTTAAGCGTTTGGTGTGCTGTAATAGGGCATAAATCTCTGGTTGCTGGTAATACATATGACTCTGGTGCGCACGCACAGCATCGTGAATGATACTTTCTATAGCCACTTGCTCATGATCGCTGATTTGCATACCTTGCTGATGACCAGTCTCGGCACTGTACTCAGACAGCCACTTCTGTGACAGACTGTCCAATGTACCCACAAACAGCTTATCCAAGGTGGTAAGCACCAAGGCACAGCGTCTAATAGCGTCAGATAATGGATAATCTGTTGTATTATCTAACAAATACACCAGTAGGTAGCTATTAACAGGATCTTTCATGAGATCGGTATTACCTGCCAGCTGCGCTTGCACATCAAGCCACTCTTGGCGGTTTTGACGCTGCTCAGGGGTTATCTTATTATTGGATAATTCAGATTTCTTAGCACCTTTATTGTCTTTAGTACCTGTACCCGTATCTTTATCCTTTTTAACACTATCAGCGGTTTTGCCTGCAGAATTTTTAACACTGTTATTTTTTAACTGCGGGTAGAGAATATCGCGGGTAATAGGGTTAACTGGTAGTTTATTAAACCATTGTAATAATTGATAAAAATCAACCAAACGTTCATTGATACGTTGACGCATCTCAGCAGCAGCGGCACGAGTAAAGGTTGTGGCAATAATCTGCTCAGGTGGGCGCTTCGCTTCAATTAATAGCCGCAATACGATACCGGTCAGTGTCCAGGTCTTGCCTGTACCCGCTGAAGCCTCAATTAAATATTTACCATTTAACGGCACACGTATCGCAGGCGGTTGCTCGGTCTTGTTAATCGCGTTGACAGGTGGAACGTTAGCCGTGCTACTGGCATTAATGCTATCGTTATTAGGCTGATCCATAAAGTTATCCATAAAAGGCACTTGTTCAAAGTCGTACAGTTTGCATATTTTTTATTGCTGTTTAGAAAAACTCTCACTTAAAAAATGGTAAGTAAAGAATCTTATAATGGCTTTAAGGCGTCATTCATTGTGCCAAATAAGGGCTTGGCCAATGCTGGTAAAGCATCCATCAACTTAGTAAAGACGTCTTGTTTATAAAGCATGTATTGCCATAACTCATGTTGTGAGCAGGTATCATAGATCACATCGCTGTTATACCCTGACCATAGCCAGCTATCAAAATCACTACGTTTGGGCTGATAATTAGACTGACTGTAGACATCGTGAGTATCGTCAGCAGCATCACTATCGTTATTTTTAGGATCATTTACTTTATCAAGATACGTCATGGCATGAACCGGCAATATCGTCATTGGGGTCTTGCCAGCAATATGAGCAAATCTGACCCACTTAAGCAACTCCGTCAAAGCAGCATCATAAGCGATGGGCGCTAGTGAAAAAGCGGTCTTACCTTTATATTTACTGTGTTCATCGCTAGGCTTATTAAAGCGCCAAATACTTTTACCGTCATCAGCAGCTACTTGCACTTCAGTGGTACCCCGCGCTACCTGCCAATAGACATGTGATAACCAAAAGCGTAATAGATACTGCGTGCGCGCGCTATTTGGCAGGATGTTTAACCAAAGCTTAGGTGATGTTGGTTCTGACTCCAACTCTGATACTGATGTTGGAACGGTCCCTTTAATTTGTAATTGACCATGAGTATTGATATCAGCGGCATGAACCGTAATCATGGTCTCAGTAGATGGTGTTAATAACATGCTGCCGCTGTTTTCATTGCCATTACTATTGACATCAATACCCAGCTCAGACAGCTGTTCGGCGAACTCTTGGCACTGCTGGGCCATTTGAAGTTGTTGATAATGCAAAGTTGATTGACGTGCGACACCTGCTGGCATGACAGGGTTATACAAGAGAGCATTTAGCAGGTCAGACTCTTGATTGCTTACGCCTTTCTCAGCAATTTCGGCATTGTCTGCAGCATCAGCTTTAGAGCTATTTTTAGAATTGGTTTCAGCATTGGTTTGTAGTTCACTGAGCAGCTGCGCATTTACCTTGTAAGCACCCAAACCTGATAAGGATAAAGGCTCTTGATGCACCGTGTCCTCTTCAGGTAATACGATATGCACTTGCTGTTCTCTTAAAAAATGCTTGGCCGGATGACGGACTTGATATTGTAAATACTGCATATCGACTTGAGTGATATCCAAGCGAGCGTCGGCCTCATGATCTGACTCAATACGCTGAGCAATATGGGCATAGTCCTCTTTGCTCGGCAGCTCGACCTTAATAGGGGGCGAGATATTAGCGCCATCTTGGGCTTGCAAGCGTTCAAACACATCGTGCCAAACTCTCGCTGGGGCGTTGGTCTCTTTCTGACTTAGCTTTTCTTTTTGCATGGCACAGCCTAGTAAACGTATCATTTCTTGTCCACTATCTTGCTTACTGTCTTGTTCGCTATTTTTCTCGGACTTTGAATTTTTTAAACTCGTAGCCACTGGTGTACTCGATACTTCCGACACCTCAGGCTGGATAAATACTTCGGTCGCAAATGGCAATGCCGGATGGCGCGTGACTAACCATTGTTCGATAAGTTTGGGCAGATAACGCTGCACTTGGGCGGTCAATACATCACTACTGTCAAGATTGTTAGAATGTTCATTATTGTCTAAATTGTCTAATTTTTTTTGCTCGTCTATTAACGGATTCCATTGCCACGTCACTTCACCTTGTAAAAAATGCAATAGCTCACTCACGGGATTGGCAGGCAGGTGCTCATGGGTATCGGTTAGTCGTTGCCCATTATAAAAAATCCAGCAGGCATTACGCGCACATAATAAAGCATCTAAAAACGCCCCATTATCATCATCTTCACTAAACCTATCACCACGTTGTGCTAACCCGGCTTTCATTAAGTCATAACGATTATCACGGTCACGATTGGGAAACTCAGATAAGTCCATATTGAGCATAACCACTAAGCCAAACGGTACGTTACGCAGTGCACCAAAACGCCCAAAAGTAATCACTCCAGTGGGCTCGGCACTAACTTGTTGACTCTCAAGTTCATCCTCAATGCTGTCAAGCATAAAGCTCAGCTTGAGCGGTAAGGTACTGACTTGCGGCAGCTTGGACTCAACTTGGTTGGCCTCGCTCTGCACTGCAGTCAATGAATCAAATGCATCATTCGGCGTAGAATTAGCCTGAACATCACTGTCAGCATGATAACGCTGATAATGACGATTGGCGCGTAGACTGCTCTTAAAGCCATTCATCGCATTAAAAATAGCACGCATAGGCCGTGTCTGATCAAGCGCACCAAAATAAGGATGGATAATATGATTCTCAATATTATTTAGCCAATCCTCAGCCTTATGACGGGCTTGGTACTCATTTCGACACCCATCAAGCCCATTATGAACACGGCATAGCGCCTCAATAATCGGCGCATCGCCCAAGCTAATCGCTGAGATGGGTACTGTTTTTTCGGCCAAGGTATTATCCTGCCAATGCTCAGGATACAAACAATCACTAATACCCGCTTCCGGCATTACCAAACCTAACGCCATTTGATCTAAAGCATAAGCAAAGCTAAAACGATAATCATAATCTTGTGCGTCAAGCGTCTGCTGTAGATGTACCTCATCAAATCCACGCACAAAACCTGCTTGCTCTAACAAGTCGCAAGCCCGACGCATCTGTTCGTGGGTCAGCCCAAGACTCTCGTACAGTGGCGGTAGCATCAACCAATCCAACACTTCAGCAACCTCAAATCGTGCCGTGTCACTACCTAGCAAGCCATAAAAGCCACGTATCGCTTCCCATAATTGTCGAATAGACTTATCAACCACCCCTGTCACTTTCGCCGGTAACGTCAGACCATCCTGCCCTTCTCCATTAACAAATACCGAATTAATCAGTTCATGGTGACGATCAACGTCAGGTAATAGCACTACGATATCAGACAGATGACGTGGTTTACCGTTATCACTAGGTTCGTTGAGCCAACGCCCAATCATACCGCGCAGTACTTCAAGCTGGCGCTGCAAATTATGGCATGAATGAATGCTTAGGCTATTATCATATTGCGATAATTTCCATTCACGGGATTGTTGATTGTGCTTACCTTCTAAAGTAGCATCGTCGTACCAGTCATCATTATTGTCTTCATTATCGCTTAAGCTATTTTTATCCTCTAACTCTTTTGCTGATTCCTTTGAATTAGGTGACATTTGCGCGCCTAACGCTGCACTCAATCGTCCAGCAGTCGTTTGCTGGGTTGCGCTCTCATCCAGCATCAACACATCCTGCTGTAAATGTGCCAGCAAACTAAGTGGTTGAGCACTGTTTCCTGAGTCAACGGACTGCTTATCTTCATCGAACTTATCTTGCCAAACCAGCTCAAAGTCTTTTTGGCTTTCGTTACCAGAAAGACCCGCCAGCATCGCGAAAGTCTCACGCGATTGCTTGCCCAGACGTGACAGCAAGGTATGTCCATGATCTCGTAAAAACACGCTTTCGGGATTAATCACCTGTTGGCGCTGCAGCCACTGCTTATCGACAATATCTGCCCAAAACAACTGCGAAGGATTGTAATGGAGCAAGGTAATATTAATGTGCGTTGATAGGCGCTGCAAAAACTTCAGCTCATTTGGTGGCAACTGCTGAATGGTAAAAATATGCAGCTGGCTGGGTAATATGGCTTCAATATCTATCGCTGCGTTGTTAACTTTACCCGACATAATCTGCCAAAACCGAGTCTCAATAGACGCGCGATGCTCATAAACAGCAGCAAATAAGAGGCGCCATAGGTAGCGTTGTGCAGCCTCAAGCTCAGTATAATGAGCGACCAGCCAATCGGGGGTGTCAGTAGCATATTTATCAAATTTCTTAGAGAATTGGTCCTTTGCGGCCACCAATACCTCTACCTCTACTGCTTTATCTGCCGACCACAAATCTAACCAATCTTCACGGTGGTTCAGGTAACGGCTAAATACTCGTGAGAAATCAGTGGCCAACGACCACAATCGTATATCTTGCTGACTACGATCCGCTTCTGCATCCAATAACGCTGACAGCAGTGGATATAAGGGATGGCTGTCATTCGCCATAATATCATTTTGGTAATAGGTAAAATAGCCGAATAGCCGCCATTGCATGACTGAACCCGTTAGCACGGCTACCTCAGGTACGGTGATACTCTCTTGTTCACGCTGTACGCTTTCAAGCCACGAATTATACTCAGCCAAAACTTTTTGCATCAGTGTCCACTGATACTGCCCCCAAAACTTAGTGGTGACTAAGGTACTAATACCGGCTTGGCTAGCAATAGACTTATCCAACCAATCACCCAATACCATTGAAGGTACAATGACAATAAACTCTGCAAAAATAGGCTGATTTTTAGATTTATAAGCAATCAGTAACTGCTCAACCAAGCGTTCGGTACGGTGCGACTGAATAATCGTAAACATAGACAATAATCTGATTAAAATAGCGAGGTGGAAGAAAGAATGACAAGTACTAGTGGTGATAGGCGTAATGACAAGCGTCATTATTAAAGAGTTTTGTTAGGAAAACTAATAAAAATGATGATACGCGCAGCATACAAACGAAGCCGTAGACAACAATTATCAATCTATATTTAGCGGTCGTTCCTGCACACTATTTCTGCTAAAATGACGACCGTAAACACTATAACAATAGCGACAACTAAGCATAAATACCGATAAAACAGCAAGGTCCTCACTGATTAG of the Psychrobacter sp. LV10R520-6 genome contains:
- a CDS encoding exodeoxyribonuclease V subunit gamma translates to MFTIIQSHRTERLVEQLLIAYKSKNQPIFAEFIVIVPSMVLGDWLDKSIASQAGISTLVTTKFWGQYQWTLMQKVLAEYNSWLESVQREQESITVPEVAVLTGSVMQWRLFGYFTYYQNDIMANDSHPLYPLLSALLDAEADRSQQDIRLWSLATDFSRVFSRYLNHREDWLDLWSADKAVEVEVLVAAKDQFSKKFDKYATDTPDWLVAHYTELEAAQRYLWRLLFAAVYEHRASIETRFWQIMSGKVNNAAIDIEAILPSQLHIFTIQQLPPNELKFLQRLSTHINITLLHYNPSQLFWADIVDKQWLQRQQVINPESVFLRDHGHTLLSRLGKQSRETFAMLAGLSGNESQKDFELVWQDKFDEDKQSVDSGNSAQPLSLLAHLQQDVLMLDESATQQTTAGRLSAALGAQMSPNSKESAKELEDKNSLSDNEDNNDDWYDDATLEGKHNQQSREWKLSQYDNSLSIHSCHNLQRQLEVLRGMIGRWLNEPSDNGKPRHLSDIVVLLPDVDRHHELINSVFVNGEGQDGLTLPAKVTGVVDKSIRQLWEAIRGFYGLLGSDTARFEVAEVLDWLMLPPLYESLGLTHEQMRRACDLLEQAGFVRGFDEVHLQQTLDAQDYDYRFSFAYALDQMALGLVMPEAGISDCLYPEHWQDNTLAEKTVPISAISLGDAPIIEALCRVHNGLDGCRNEYQARHKAEDWLNNIENHIIHPYFGALDQTRPMRAIFNAMNGFKSSLRANRHYQRYHADSDVQANSTPNDAFDSLTAVQSEANQVESKLPQVSTLPLKLSFMLDSIEDELESQQVSAEPTGVITFGRFGALRNVPFGLVVMLNMDLSEFPNRDRDNRYDLMKAGLAQRGDRFSEDDDNGAFLDALLCARNACWIFYNGQRLTDTHEHLPANPVSELLHFLQGEVTWQWNPLIDEQKKLDNLDNNEHSNNLDSSDVLTAQVQRYLPKLIEQWLVTRHPALPFATEVFIQPEVSEVSSTPVATSLKNSKSEKNSEQDSKQDSGQEMIRLLGCAMQKEKLSQKETNAPARVWHDVFERLQAQDGANISPPIKVELPSKEDYAHIAQRIESDHEADARLDITQVDMQYLQYQVRHPAKHFLREQQVHIVLPEEDTVHQEPLSLSGLGAYKVNAQLLSELQTNAETNSKNSSKADAADNAEIAEKGVSNQESDLLNALLYNPVMPAGVARQSTLHYQQLQMAQQCQEFAEQLSELGIDVNSNGNENSGSMLLTPSTETMITVHAADINTHGQLQIKGTVPTSVSELESEPTSPKLWLNILPNSARTQYLLRFWLSHVYWQVARGTTEVQVAADDGKSIWRFNKPSDEHSKYKGKTAFSLAPIAYDAALTELLKWVRFAHIAGKTPMTILPVHAMTYLDKVNDPKNNDSDAADDTHDVYSQSNYQPKRSDFDSWLWSGYNSDVIYDTCSQHELWQYMLYKQDVFTKLMDALPALAKPLFGTMNDALKPL